A single Candidatus Melainabacteria bacterium RIFOXYA2_FULL_32_9 DNA region contains:
- a CDS encoding alcohol dehydrogenase codes for MWENAININEIREIRAKTTVYLGVGAITKINDIVKELAQNGISKILVVSGKSSYKITGAWEHTEKAFKENNINYEIYDKVTPNPTVDQVDEAVKVGEKLGAQAVLAIGGGSPIDAGKSAAILLKYSDKTARDLYEYKFTPTKAVPVITINLTHGTGTEVDRFAVVSIPEKEYKPAIAYDCIYPLYSIDDPALMTKLPNEQTLYVSIDALNHVVEAATTKVASPYSILLAKETIRLISKYLPAAIKDPNDLTARYYLLYASLIAGISFDNGLLHFTHALEHPLSGVKPELSHGLGLSMLLPAIIKQIYPVTGQILADILSPVVPGLKGTPDEADKAAFGVEDWLFSVGVTSKLKDQGFTEGDIEKLTNLALETPSLGLLLSLAPTQSDKDVISKIYRESLNSYKSLLSANV; via the coding sequence TTGGAGTTGGTGCAATAACCAAAATAAATGATATTGTAAAGGAATTAGCTCAAAATGGAATCAGTAAAATCCTGGTAGTATCAGGGAAAAGCTCTTATAAAATTACAGGAGCTTGGGAACATACGGAGAAAGCTTTTAAAGAAAATAACATTAATTATGAAATTTATGACAAAGTTACCCCAAATCCAACTGTAGACCAAGTTGATGAAGCTGTTAAAGTTGGAGAAAAACTTGGAGCTCAAGCGGTTTTAGCAATTGGTGGAGGAAGTCCAATTGATGCAGGAAAAAGTGCAGCAATATTATTAAAATATTCTGATAAAACAGCAAGAGATTTATACGAATATAAATTTACCCCAACAAAAGCTGTTCCAGTAATAACTATTAACTTAACTCATGGAACAGGAACCGAAGTTGATAGATTCGCAGTTGTAAGTATTCCTGAAAAAGAGTATAAGCCAGCTATTGCTTATGATTGCATTTATCCTTTATACTCAATCGATGATCCTGCTTTAATGACAAAGCTACCTAATGAGCAAACTTTATATGTATCTATTGATGCATTGAATCACGTTGTAGAAGCAGCAACAACAAAAGTTGCTTCACCTTATTCTATATTGTTGGCAAAAGAAACCATAAGATTAATCAGTAAATATTTACCTGCTGCTATAAAAGATCCTAATGATTTAACAGCAAGGTATTATTTGCTTTATGCTTCATTGATAGCTGGAATATCTTTTGATAATGGTTTATTACATTTTACACACGCTCTTGAACATCCATTAAGCGGTGTAAAACCAGAATTATCCCATGGACTTGGATTATCAATGTTATTACCGGCGATTATTAAACAAATTTACCCTGTAACAGGTCAAATTCTTGCTGACATATTATCTCCTGTAGTTCCAGGGCTAAAAGGCACTCCTGATGAAGCTGACAAAGCTGCTTTTGGAGTAGAAGACTGGTTATTTAGCGTGGGTGTAACTTCAAAATTAAAAGACCAAGGCTTTACAGAAGGAGATATTGAAAAATTGACCAATCTAGCTTTAGAAACACCTTCTTTAGGTCTATTATTAAGTCTTGCTCCAACTCAATCAGATAAAGATGTCATTTCTAAAATATATAGAGAATCTTTGAATTCTTATAAATCTTTATTATCAGCTAATGTGTAG